The Fusarium fujikuroi IMI 58289 draft genome, chromosome FFUJ_chr05 DNA segment ACACCGgatttattatcttaaagtttGGAGACACTGAACATGGTTCATCAAGTTGTGAGGCTATTGGTACATGGAAAGGCTGTAGAAAGGCTACTATGGTTTGTAGATGCTACAAAGTTTCATGAAGAACCAAGAAATTAACGTCAGCCATTCAGCTGTCGACATCTTGTTGAAGGAAAAATCAGCATGGTGAGTGTTGATAGATCAAGTATTCCACTTACACAAAGCGCTTATCTCTGTACCTCTGCATGGAATAAGATGAACTCAGCTACTGTCCCACTCAGATGAACTAACACAAGAGCTGATATAGAGCTAAAACAAACTTCTAAAGGCCTCATTGAGCTTGGTATTTGCTTCATGTTCTGATCCTCCAATAGATAAACGATAGTAGCATCGTCGTGTCTCTCATAAGGCGGTTGTAGGTTGGTTGACAGTCGACAAGGGTTGAGAGCAAGGGCATCTTGTTAGACCTGGCCAGCTAGTGGATCTGTCGGGTTCGCATGTTCGTTTTCGTATCTAGAATTTGCATTATAACCGGGTGGTTCTGGACGCGACGTCTCTTTGCATGTGAAGAGGAGTACCCTTGTTAATATGCTATgcatctttgagaagatgtTTCATATTACAACTAGTGACTAGATCTGTGTATATGGTAGCGAGaactcttcctcgtcgtTTAGGAATAAGTATAACGAAATGAACGAGAGACACTTCAGCGTGAACCTATCGCCGTTGGAGGCTGACTATCGCGGCATGTAACCCTAGAATTGACCATCATCTATGGCCATGAGGAAGTGGTCGACAACTTATGCGACAATCATTTGTTAGTTATCAATGGTCACTAGTTACGTGGCTACTTGGCGATCATGTATAGGTTAGGAGGACTGGATATGTCTGAGCAGCCAAGAAATAAAGCAGAACGCTCATGGCAAGTCATTCCTGGGCATCGAATATGTCACTGGGATAACTGGGATAATGGTGTTTGATGGTTGAGACGAACCAGTTTGATCACTTTCTTGGCAATAAAGGGTATAAATCGAGCTTCGGAAGATTACTCCATAAGGCCTTGAACACTGCCAGCTCATCAATTGCCATTCTTGAAGTTAGTGACAGCTCATACGTATAGGTCCTAGATGATAGCGGTGAGCCCAACTCTCCAAGTGTGACAGCAAATATTGATAAACTACATATATCCCACCTTTGATTGAAATCTGGTTTGTCAAGATTCTTTCGATAACCAAATTCATCTAATTAGTGCTACTTCTTAGTAGAATCGGCCCCTGTCCCATTGTCGTCATGGCTTGTACTCGGGGCTCGGGGTATAGCCCCACAAAGCGACAAGGCTGATGGCCCCCACCTGAACCTGAAGCCTTGCACAAAAAAAGGCTCCGATGCGAGGAGGAATTGATTGACTCATATTCACAATACAATTCGTTCGGCCCAGCAACAATCGTTTGCCTATTCAACAACGCCGACGCTTCGCACAACGCCTGCGAATTATATCACTCGACATTAAACAGAGAATAAACCAGTATCTTCAGATCAAACAGCATATCTTTTCCTGGGCGATATTTGTGTTTGACTCACAAATCACCCCTCCATTTCACCCCGCGAATCGCAGACATCCCACCCCGGCTTCACTACCCAGCTACGACCGCCCACGACTGTGACTCCGACCGATACACCTCCTAGTAGATATGGCCCCTCTTTCTACAGGCTACGCGCCTGATCTCGAGAAATATCTTCGGTCTCTCAAGGGTCAAGCACTGGAATCCTCTGTTGAGAGCCTCATCTGGTGAGACACCCGCCAAGTCCTTTGCCAAGATTCTCGTTACTAAAGTGTTTGCGATACCTTCAGTCTCCTCAAGCGACGACAAATCAAGGGCTCTGAGCCCTGCGCCGTCGCTACAGCTCACATTCTACTCCAAGTCGTAGCCCGATCGAAATGGTTCAACGTTGACAGCTTGATCGACAACGTCTCGCGTATTGGCCGTCGCCTAGTCGAGGCTCAGCCCAAAGAGCTCGTTATTGCCAATATTGTGCGCCGAGTCCTAGGCCTCATCCGCGACGAAGCTGCCGAGGACAGAAACGAGGGTGCGAGCGAAACTCCCAGTGACGCCCAGATCACACCAACCGATGCTGTCCCGAATCCAGATGCCCTTTCTCACCAATGGCCTCCTTCGACATATGGCAAGCAAGATTCTGCCGGCGACTATATCACCAACAGCGCCAAACCCCCTCCCGCTCGGCCAGGCCCACTCTCCTCTTACAGCTCCGTGAACGTGCCTAAGACTCTCTTCCACCTCCTCTCAGTGTCTACACCCGGCGAGCTCGCGCCCAGCAGCCAGGGTTCGCCCCTAGGTCTTTCAGGGGCATCAACTCCTTCATGGAGGGCCCCTTCGGCTCAGGTTCATGCTTTGAGATCAGAGGTCATCGACGGTATTGAGGAAatcaaggatgagatcaGTTCTGTGGACGATCAAATCGCAGCCTTGGCCGATGTTCAAATTCACCCTGGTGACTACGTGCTCATTCATCAACCCTCACCTACAGTCGAGCGATTCATTCTTCGTGCAGCCCTAAAGCGCCGATTCACAGTTCTCATCGCCACCGAGCCACCGAAGAAGCAGACCCCGGAAGTTCCCAATGCTTCATTCCgcaagaagcttgcttcCGCTGGTATCACAGCGATCAACATCATG contains these protein-coding regions:
- a CDS encoding related to translation initiation factor GCD7, with the protein product MAPLSTGYAPDLEKYLRSLKGQALESSVESLICLLKRRQIKGSEPCAVATAHILLQVVARSKWFNVDSLIDNVSRIGRRLVEAQPKELVIANIVRRVLGLIRDEAAEDRNEGASETPSDAQITPTDAVPNPDALSHQWPPSTYGKQDSAGDYITNSAKPPPARPGPLSSYSSVNVPKTLFHLLSVSTPGELAPSSQGSPLGLSGASTPSWRAPSAQVHALRSEVIDGIEEIKDEISSVDDQIAALADVQIHPGDYVLIHQPSPTVERFILRAALKRRFTVLIATEPPKKQTPEVPNASFRKKLASAGITAINIMNGGLMAYMSRVDKVILGAHSIVASGGVMADAGAAAIARAAKERGRAVIVLGGVYKLSPVNPFSGELLIEWGDSACFVNFADGNMVNSVEVRTALNEMVPPELIDIYITNLGTHSRDHLSSLIADHYKSEDVDFFLNDE